ACCCCACGGAACGCCCGGGTGCGACACAGCGGCCGGCAATACTGCTGACTGGCTCGGTCGGGCAAGTAGATGCGGCCACAGTGGGCGCAGCGCTTCGGCCGCCAACGTAACGTCCCGGCCCGCTCCTGCATGATGAGACGGAGAACCTGGCGGTAGCATTCCTCAAACGGTTGGTGCTTGCGACGCGCGCGTTCGCCGATGAGCCACGCATCCAGGCTGAAGGGCGCCGGCTCCAGCAGCAAGCGCCCCAGCGCCCGGAGGCGGCGCTCCGGACGCTCCCCTGCCCACCAGAGCGCCCGTGTCAGGTCGTCTTCCGCGAGCGTCCCGTCCAGCCATTTGTGGAGGAATTCTTGATAGTGTGAGAGATGCCTCAGCGCAATGGCCGGCCAGCCTGGAATGGCGCCGGACACCAGCCGTTCGAGCGCGAGAGACACCGGCTTCGCCCTGCCGGCACGACGGTCGAAGACCTGTATCAGATCCTCGTACGTGCGGGCCTCGGCCATCTCGAGCCAGAGGTCCATGGGTCCTCCACCGTGCCGCGGCACGCACACCCGCGTGTCCGGCTGTCTTGCGAACCGCTTCACGGCCGTCCCCGCCACGGTCCGCCGGTTCCGTGCCCATGATGAGGCCGGTGCTGCGCAAACCGTCCCGGACCACGGGTAGGGGGCCGGCGCCCGTTCCCGTGCGCAGCCGGGGCTCTGCCCGGCTGATCCGGCTCTGCCCGGGCTAGTATCCTGACCTCTTCACCCCGGACGACATGGCAGCCCATCCGAAGCCCGTTCCGTTCGTCAACATGCCAGGCCAGCCGGCCCTGGACGAGGATGCGATCGCCCTTCTGGACGGCCAGCGGATCGCCGTAGACCAGGATCGGGATCCGGACGGACTCCCCTCGGTCTCCTCGCGCCTGCGCGGGCTTCACGCACAGGATGCCGTACTGCTGGCTCGGCGGCTGCCCGTTCCGAACTTCTCGGTCCCCGATCCACTGCACGATCCCGGCGATCATCACGTCATTGCGGTCGGCCGTCTGTCCCATCACGATCTCCTTTCGTGGTTACTCCGCGGACTGGGCTTCCGGCTCCGGTCGGACCTCCTGTTCCGCGGCCCGACGGCATCGCTGCCGGATCCACCGCCCGATCATGAGCAGCCCCACGATCACGCCGCCGGCCGTCGCCACCCAGGCCGCCTCATGCGGCATGGCGTGCAGCAGGACGATCGTCAGGAGCAACCCCATGAGGACGCCCGCCCAGACCCTCACGAGCATGGGCCCCCACGACGCCTTGATCTTCAGGTGAGTCTCGCCGTTCATTGCCTCCCTCCTTCCCGCGCCTCTCTCCCAACCCGATGGACCACACCCCGACACCGGCGGAGTTGACGAACTGCCTATTGACGTATTACAGCCGCGCCGCCCCCCCTGACCTCCTTGAGGCCTCACCGGCTCAGATCGACGGCCGTCCATGCCGTTCGCGCGACAACTCCGCGTAAGTCTCAGATCTTCCACAGGTTTCTCTCACCATCATCGTCCAGGAGAGAGACGAGCAGGGTCGCCGCACGGGCTCCCGCAATTCCAGCGCACACGTCTCAGCTGTGACCCGTATCCGCTCAGGCATGGCTTGACAACTGCTATCATAGCTATTATAGTTATCACGATAGCGATACCGACCCCGGTTGCCTGGCTGGATCCGTCCGTTGTTCGCCGGCAGACCGGGGTAGGCTTCCGGACCGAAGAAGCAAGGAGGAGAGGCGATGGTCCTGTCTAGATTCCTGATGTTGGCGGTCGCACTGATCGTGTGTTCGGGGTGCGCGGTGTCCGCCGCGATTAACCAGCCAGCCCAAAAGGATTGGCGGGTCCTGGAGGCGGGCGCCGATCGAGATGAGGTGCGCGCCGAGCTTGGCGCGCCGATCTCGAGCGAACCCACGTACGACGTCTTTCGGTTCCAGGAAGGAGCCAGCGGGTGGAAGTACGTCCGGGCGTTCCTTTACACGGTCGCCGATGTCTTCACGCTGGGCCTGGCAGAACTCATCACGTATCCAGTGGAGAAAGGCATCATGACCGACGCAGATCGGAAGATTCGCGTGCACTACACGCGCGATCTTAAGGTCGCTCGTTTTGAGGATCTCAACGGGAAGACGAAGAACGCTCAGCCGGCTCAGCCCGCAGCGGCGACAGGGCCGGTCGTGGGCGAGCCGAAGGCTCCACCGAATGATCTTGTCGCTGGGGAGCCTCCCCGCACCGCTTCTTCCAAACAAACCACGCCAACCCGTGAGAAGGTCGCGGGGGCACCTGGGCTACCCTCTGCGGTGAGATCAACAGGACTCGCGTCGTCTCCGTCGTCCTCGGCCCGCCCGCCTTCCCTGCAGGCTCCGGACTCCGCGCGGTCCCCAGCGGATCGAGAAGCGGTCCTTGCTCCATCCGTTCAAGCGATGCCCTCCAGCCCGCTTGGATCAGACACGCTGACACAGCCAGGACTGGCGCAAGCGGAGGCGCGCAAGCCCGAGGCCATGGACCAGCCCCCTCCGGCAATGATGTCCGCAGCGACGGCACCCGCGAAGGGGCCAACCGTGCAGCCGTCCGCACCTCGGGTTCCGGCTTCCCGTCAGCCTGTTTCCACGCCACCAAAGGCTGTGATCTGCTATGCGCCGGCCGGGAAATGGGCGAATGTCCGGGGGGCGCCCGCGTCAAAGGCGCCGATCATCGTGGAGGCAACGGGCATCTTGCGGGGTACCGGCGAACACTCTCCACCGTTCGTCGAAGTCAAGACCTCAAAGGGGCAGATTGGATGGGTCAACCAGGCTGTGGTGGCCAGGGTTGCCTGTCGCTAGACATTGATGGATGCCGGCGGGGGTGGTCGTTGCGACCGCGACGTGCCCCCCAATAACTGCGTCAACGCGCTTGAGCGCTTTCTGGATGAGGTGCGTTTCATACCAATCGATCTCGTCGGCGGGGCTGATGCCGGACGGAGGGCCGCAGGCTCCAGCCCCAGCACCGTGTTTCCCTTGAGCGTGTTGAACTGCGCCAGAAGATGGCGCCACCAGCAACGGAATGTCATCTTTTCGGTCCCGCGTCATAAAAAAACGCCCTGGGGTGTAACACCCCAGGGCGTTGCGTTTCAGCGTGCGGTTGCGTTCTCAGGAAGTATTGATCGGCCTACCCGGGCAGCTCAAGGGTGATGCGAACCGCATCCTCGACAGCGGCCAGTTCTTCGGCTTTCAAGGTGTCGATTCGAGAGCAGAGGCGGGCCTTGTCCACTGATCGAATCTGATCCCCTAGCACCCTGGCCGGCTTCCCGGCGACCGTGATCATTGCCTCCCCGGGATAGAGAGAGTCTACGTTGCTGGTGATGGGCAAGACCACGACACGAGCCCCGTAGGCGTTACAGGAATTGTTGGAGACGATCACGGCCGGCCTGGTTTTCTTGATTTCCGAACCGAGCGTTGGATCCAGGGCGACCCAGTAGATATCCCCACGTTGGGGCGCTCGCTTCATGCAGGCCATCCCTCGGTCTCGGTCCGCTCCCATTCGTCGGCGAGGGTCTCCCTCCAAGATTCCTTGCGAGCTGCCCGGTACGCGGCATCCAGGGTCTTCCGATCAGGACCCAGCTTCGCTCGAACAGCGTTCGTGATAAACGCGCTCATTTTCTTGGGTGGGACTTCCCGCTTCAACCGTTGGTACACCTTTTCCTCCATCGTGATGTTGAGCCGGACAGTCATGAGAACCTCCCGAATACAGGTATATGCTGTATTCTAGCCTGGAACAAGGAGATTCTCAAGCCTACGAAACGCCCTGAGGTTGCAGGACCCCAGGGTGTTTCGTTCTCTCGCGGTCAACTGTGCGCGAAGGTGTTCCTCAGCTGATCCTCGATCCCGCGTCTCGTCTGCTCGCTGGCTCCCCCTGCCGATTCGATCAGGTAGTCCAACTGCCCCTCGATTCCCTCATTGTTGATGGCAGAGGCCTCCTGGCTTTTCATGTCGTGCACCAGGCTGTCCAGGGCATCGTCCGGCAGGTCCAACCGCTTGGCCATGTTGCTGAGATGTGTGATCAGTTCAGTCTTGCTCATCGTCCCTCCTGTTCCGCCGACGTGGCCTCTCCAGCCACCACGTCCTCTTCTTCCGCACGTGGCTGGCGGTGTGGTGACAGGTCAGGCGTGCATGCCTACCGTGATGATAGACGTTGGCAATCATCACGCCTTCCGGGGCTTGTCGTTCAGCCATCCCTGCTTATAACAAGTCCGCCGGCGTCAACCGGCGATTGGGCACCTTGGTTAGGCCGTGCTTCCGGAGGATCCGCTCGGCCTCGGCCAGGAAGCGAGCGGCTTCCACCTTCGTCCATCCGCTAAACAGATCGGTGCCAGGCTTGTGGATCATGGCCTCTTGGGCGCACTGGTCCACGCTATAGGGACTCACCGTGATGGTCCATCCGGCTTGGCGAAACTCCTCGAACCAGGCCGGTTGACGAGCGTTCAGAACGGTGACATGGAGTCCCCAGGTCTTATAGGGCGATTTTGCCTGCCACTCCACGATCGGGCATGGCAGACGCTGCGGGGGTCTCTTCATCGATGTCTCTCCTTGCTATGGTTTCATGCGTCTCAGATCCCATGAGGGGAATCCAAGCGGGTCTCGCGCCAGTACACCGTGACGAGGAGGCCCGGGAAGGCCTGGTTCAGCGCGGCCATCTTTATCGTGGCTTCGACGATCAGACTGCCGGCCATCGTGTACTAGTACGGAATCACAAACCGCTTCTTCATGTGTGTCGGACCTCCATGAGGACATTGGCGTTCCGTTCGTTCAGGACTCTTTTCCCGTGACGACGAGCGTCTCGGCGAGTTTCATGGCGAGATCCGGCGTGTCAAACCGGACTCCCATCCGGCCGTGGCCGTCGAACCGGAGTTGCATCATGCCCACGTCCCACCACGTTCCGACGATCACGTCCTTGTGATCCCGCATGGCCTGAAACTGGCCGCCGATCGCGACAGTCGATGGGTTCATGTAGAAGCGGAGGACCCTGCGAACTTGTCGAGCGCGGCGAGGGATTCGATCTGCGTGTATGGCAGCGAATTCGGCGCGTCGTCATCAGTCTTCTTCGATCCAGCCGCGCAGCTGAAGCGTGAGGCCGTTGAGGATGTCCGAAACCGTGCCGTTCGCGGACGGCAGCCACTGCCTGGCCCTCGACACGAGCGCGTGAAAGGCATTTCGTCGGCTTGGCGATGGGCAGGATTCGACTTTCCTACGATTCGGATGCCATGCCGGCGCGGTCTACACGGACGGCCATTGGCTCGCGTGGCGGAAGTCATCGGGGACGACGACGTGGTTCGGCTCCCATGGAGCCTACCGCATTGACACCGATCTATCCGTATATTACGACCGTCCGATGACGTGCGGCACCTTCAGCCTGATGACGGAGTCGATCGGCTCAGAGGTGTGTGGCTGGCTCTACGCCATGTTCCGCCTTGGGCCGGCATGTTCTTCGCCACATTGCGGATCATTCGCCGAATTTCCGCGACCCTCGGTCGGCGTCGGCCGGCCCTGCCCGCCGAGGAGGAGGGGCCAGGCGCGGCGTCGGCCTCCCCCAAACGACCGGACCATCTCATCGGTGAACAGGGGACATCTCAAATCGGTGATTTGTGGACAACCAGCGTCGGTCTTGACAGAGCAATCGGGCCAGGCTCTTCTCCTGCCGACCCCATGGGGGGGCAATCTCCCACATCTCATTGCAAACGTCTCCTGGCAGGCCCCGGTCCCGGGCCGGCAACTGGCCAGTGCTCGGGCACGGGCCGGTCCGGGATCAGGTCGGTGCGCTCTTCGGCTTCCCGCCTCAACAGCGGGATGAGCCGGGGATCGGTCTGGACGCCCGCATGACACACTCCGGGCCTTCCCACGGCCCATGGCATTGAAAAAGAGCAATGGGCGCCCCAGATGCGGATTCTGACCGTGGGCGGGTATCATTGGCACAGCAGAGAATGGACGTCAAGCTCGGAGACCAAGGACCCGCCGGATTCCTTCCTCAATCGAGGCCCAGGCCTCGGGAGGAAGCGTCCCGATCCGCTTTTTGAGACGGGACTTCTCCAGCGGCCCGACCGACTCGCACTTGGCATAGCTGGCGGTGCGCAGACCAGTCTGCTCTGGTTCTTCTGGAAGGGGCACGCGGAGCGGACTCGGGACAGAGGTGAGCGGAATGACCAGGACATCCGGCCAGGCAGATTCATTCACGGCGTTGATGCTGACGACCAGAACCGGACGTGGTTTGGGGTGCCTTGGCGGGACAACGGTCCAGATCTCGCCACGCTTTATTCCTCCCTCCACATCGCCTCCTCCATCAGGTCCCGCAGGGCCGCGTGGGCACGTTGTTCATCCTCGGGCTCCTTGTGCTTGGCCAGAGCCCGCCGCAGGGCGAGGTCCTCGGACGCTTCCTGAAAACGCCGGAGCACCCGCTCTAACTTTTCGGAGCGTGATTGGCCGGGAAGCGAATCCAGGAAGCGCACCAGCGGTCGGTCCACCGTCACGGAGAGTTTTTCCTTCACAGCTTCAACCTGTTTATGGGTAGGATAGTTGGTAGGATAGGTTATCCGATCCAGGAGGGTCTGTCAAGGGCGCTTCCTCGTTGGCTGACGGGGCAGCCCTGCGCACCTCCAGAGCCGGCGCCCCGGTCCCGCCTGTAGTGAGCTCGTCGAACTGCCTGCGGTGAGCCTCGTCGAACCGGGCCGGCCTAACGACACGATGAATGCACAACGATTCGCAAAGCCTTACGTTCATCATTCCGCATTCATCACTCAGCGTTCCTGCTGTTACCGCCAGTCGCCCGACAGCACCCAGGCGCCCCAGTCGTTCGGCCGGCTGTCGCCACCGTACTTCGCCCGGTTCTCTTTCATCACATCCAGTTGGGCCTGCCGCAGCGCCGCCGCTTTCCCCAGCGGCCCGCCATCACTCGGGCTTCGCCAGAGATACCCGTAGAAACTTCGTCATCAGGCGGACCATCGGCTCATCCGGCACCTTCCCAGAGGCTCGTCAGCCGCGTGCAGGCCCCGGTCCCGGGCCGGCACCTGGCCCCTACCCCACCTATCCTCCCCTTATCAAGGGGAGGGATGGGAGGGGGTGGCCGGTCCGGGATCAGGGTGGTGCGCTCTTCGGAGTCGGCGCTTCAGGGGCAGGAAGTCCGGCGCGCCTCGCTTCGCGGAGGGCATGAGTTCGACTCACCTGGCCTCCCCTTACGAAGGGGCGGTATTTTCAAAATCGAAGACCAAGGACTCAAGGGTTCAAGCGTCCAAGGGCTCAGGGAGTCTTCGCGCACCGGAAGCCGACGCTGCCGGGCATCAGGACGACGCCGCGCCGGATCGCGGATCGGATGTCGAACGCGTCGTCGTCCCACGACCCGCCACGGAGGACCTTGGCGCGACTATTGTCGTCCGAACTGGTCCACTCCCAGACATTGCCCGCCAAGTCGTAGATCCCGTAGGGGCTTTTGCCCGCCTCGTAGTTCCCAACCGACTGAAGCACCTTGCGATAGGGTTCACACGAAAAGAAGCCGCCGCAGGACTTGCCGTAGTTCGCATGTCGGCTCGTCGGCGCTTCGTCCCCCCACGGGTACTCCCGTCCATCTGTGCCTCGCGCCGCCTTCTCCCATTCCTGCTCCGTCGGCAGCCGCTTGCCGTAATGACGGCAATAGGCGTCCGCGTCATACCAGGTGACGCCCACGACCGGCTTCTGTCCGTAGCTGACCGGCACGGAAGTCTCCCAGTACACCGGCGCGGCCCGGCCGCTTTCCGCCATGAACTTGGCGTACTGCGCCGTGCTGACTTCGTACTTGTCCATGTAGAAGGCCGGCAGCGAGAGCCGCTGGTTGCTGTCGCCGTAGAGGAACTCCCCGTCCGGCACCAGGAGCATCGGCGCCCCGTCTCTCCCGGTGAGCTCCCGCCCGGTCTGCTTGGGCAGGTCGTAGGCCTTGGCCAACTCGATCTTCTTTTTTCGCTCTTCAAGCTGCCGCATCTTTTCCTCAATCTGCCGCTGCAAGGCCGCTTGCTTCTCCTGCTCCTCCAGTGCCCGCTCTTGCTCTTGCAAGGCTTGCAGCTCCTGCTCGGCCTGCGTCAGCGCGGCGCTGGGACCGGGGACCGGCCCCGGCGCCGGGCGTCGTCTCGGCTCAGCACGCACGGCGGCGGGCCGCGCCGCCGCGAAGAACACGAATTCCCCCGGCTCGTTCGCCAGCTTCCACAGCTCCGGCCGCTGCCGGTGCCCCTTCGACTGCGCCGCGGAAAAGACCCGACTTTCCAGATAGCTGTACAGTTCTGAGGCCGGGACAATCCCATCGTCGTTCAGATCCGCCAGTCCCTTGCGCAGCCCCTCCAGCAGATAATAGGTGAAGACGCTGTGGCCCCATTCCGGCGCCTCCATCGCCTGCTGGTCCGGCCCGCCGGCGGTGATGAGCTGCCGGCCCTTCTCCCGCGTGATCGTCTTCAGGTACGCTTCGGTCATGGGGGGCAGCGTGCTGCGGAACTGCTGGCCCGCGATCCCGCCATAGCACACGTCCACGAGAAACAGGACATGTTTGGACGGCAGGGCATCGGCCAGTTCTTTGATGAGTCCCATGCTGATCGCGGTTTCGGCCAGCGCGTCCTGCTCCCCGTTCACCGGCAGCAGGTAGCCCATCTCCTTGCCGCCCTTCGACTTCTTGGTCTCCCCGTGTCCGGCATAGTAAATGACCACCCGGTCCGGCTCGCCCACCCGGTCCACCAGCTTGTCGCCCAATTCCTTCAGGATATTGCGGCGCGTGGCCTGCTGATCGTACAGCGCCGCCACCTGATAGCCGCGCCGCCCCAACTCGTCCGCCACGGCCCGGGCATCGGCCACCGCGTACTTGAGGCGCCGGACCTTCTCGTACTGGTCAATGCCGATCACCACCGCCCAGGACTTGCCGGTCTGCCCGGCCACGTAGTCGGCGGCGGCCTTGCCGTCAATCTTGACCCCGCGCGTCTCGGCCAGCGCAGACGAGCATAGGACACAGGACACGACTCCAACCGTAACCAGCGTCAGGAAACGCGTTTGCATGCCCGCCTCATCTTGCGTCAGGTGTTGTCATTCAGCCTGTCCTCTTCTTGCCATCTGCGTTTGCTATCTGAGCGTGTCCGTTATCGGGGCCGGCGCCAGGCGATGGCCGGCATGTTCGTGCAGCGTGTCCTCATCCTCCTCATGGTTCCCTTGTCCGCCCGCATGCCCCCGCACGCCGGCGGCCTGGTTCGCCTCGCGCGCCGCCGGCACGCGCACCGCGGCCAGGCTGCAATTCAAGCGATCCACGCCCACCAGGCCGTGCTCCACGTGCGACAAGTCCGTCACCTGGCCCAGCAACCAGCCGCCGGTGCGGGCATGCCGCTGATCCATCGGCGCATCGAACACGTTCCCGGCTTCATTGCTCGTGAAGCAGATGGCGGGCGAACCGACGGCGAGATCGGCGGCGTTCGCCGGGCGCGTGGCCCAGAAGTGCGCCGTGCGCAGCTCGCGGGCATCGGTGAGACGATGAAACAGCGCCGCTCCGCCGGCAGCCGCTGCCGGCGGCTGCCTCATCTCCGCCACGTGGACATACAGACTGGTCCCCGCATAGGGCCCGTCGGCGATGAAGTAATCCGTGGGCAGAATCCCGTGCCGATCCTCCGTGCCCGACTGGGCCGCCGCGGCCCGACTCTTTTCCTCAAGAGCCGCGTCATGCTGCTCCTTCTTGCGGAGCACCTGGCTGCGCTTGGAGAGGTACCAGGCCTCCTCGGGGTTCAGCCGGATCGCTTCATCCAGGTCCTGGAGCGCCTGGTCGTAGTCGTTCCTCCGATAAGAGACGCCCGCGCGCCCAGCATAGGCGTCGGCGTGCTTCGGATCGAGCCGGATGGCCTGAGTGAAATCCTCGTTCGCGCGCTCGAGTTCCTTTTTGCCGAAATACGCCTTGCCCCGAAAGGTCAGGCTCGCGGCATCC
The sequence above is a segment of the Nitrospirota bacterium genome. Coding sequences within it:
- a CDS encoding type II toxin-antitoxin system PemK/MazF family toxin, translated to MKRAPQRGDIYWVALDPTLGSEIKKTRPAVIVSNNSCNAYGARVVVLPITSNVDSLYPGEAMITVAGKPARVLGDQIRSVDKARLCSRIDTLKAEELAAVEDAVRITLELPG
- a CDS encoding type II toxin-antitoxin system PemK/MazF family toxin — translated: MEGGIKRGEIWTVVPPRHPKPRPVLVVSINAVNESAWPDVLVIPLTSVPSPLRVPLPEEPEQTGLRTASYAKCESVGPLEKSRLKKRIGTLPPEAWASIEEGIRRVLGLRA
- a CDS encoding SUMF1/EgtB/PvdO family nonheme iron enzyme, whose amino-acid sequence is MQTRFLTLVTVGVVSCVLCSSALAETRGVKIDGKAAADYVAGQTGKSWAVVIGIDQYEKVRRLKYAVADARAVADELGRRGYQVAALYDQQATRRNILKELGDKLVDRVGEPDRVVIYYAGHGETKKSKGGKEMGYLLPVNGEQDALAETAISMGLIKELADALPSKHVLFLVDVCYGGIAGQQFRSTLPPMTEAYLKTITREKGRQLITAGGPDQQAMEAPEWGHSVFTYYLLEGLRKGLADLNDDGIVPASELYSYLESRVFSAAQSKGHRQRPELWKLANEPGEFVFFAAARPAAVRAEPRRRPAPGPVPGPSAALTQAEQELQALQEQERALEEQEKQAALQRQIEEKMRQLEERKKKIELAKAYDLPKQTGRELTGRDGAPMLLVPDGEFLYGDSNQRLSLPAFYMDKYEVSTAQYAKFMAESGRAAPVYWETSVPVSYGQKPVVGVTWYDADAYCRHYGKRLPTEQEWEKAARGTDGREYPWGDEAPTSRHANYGKSCGGFFSCEPYRKVLQSVGNYEAGKSPYGIYDLAGNVWEWTSSDDNSRAKVLRGGSWDDDAFDIRSAIRRGVVLMPGSVGFRCAKTP
- a CDS encoding tetratricopeptide repeat protein, translated to MVNGSEHGAAEEMTTMGAGSVSRMVRWPLRGFWLRGAFAALLIVSGTDVAALEDDDPKRCVYEHDQAPDIGVQACSRLIESGRLSDKTLASVFDMRGHAYALKKQYDLAVADYDEAIRLDPNLERAVFGRGSAYFYKRQYERAIADFSRAIRLKPDKPESFHNRGTAYFNLEQLDPAIADFDQALRLAPDKADSWAYRGRAYFHKKDYDRAIADLDQAIRLNPKDAASLTFRGKAYFGKKELERANEDFTQAIRLDPKHADAYAGRAGVSYRRNDYDQALQDLDEAIRLNPEEAWYLSKRSQVLRKKEQHDAALEEKSRAAAAQSGTEDRHGILPTDYFIADGPYAGTSLYVHVAEMRQPPAAAAGGAALFHRLTDARELRTAHFWATRPANAADLAVGSPAICFTSNEAGNVFDAPMDQRHARTGGWLLGQVTDLSHVEHGLVGVDRLNCSLAAVRVPAAREANQAAGVRGHAGGQGNHEEDEDTLHEHAGHRLAPAPITDTLR